The Lutibacter sp. Hel_I_33_5 genome has a window encoding:
- a CDS encoding cyclase family protein yields the protein MKAIIEYNSRKIEVNISNPIDISIPIDVSKQNVNAWYIEDPKIFPESMDGEKIKVSEGAVVNFNNIHFNPHSHITHTECVGHITKEVHSINKNLKYFIFLAEVVTVVPESDGEDFFISSKQLKIALKNKKRDAIVIRTLPNLKDKKSMQYSNTNPTYLLEEAAIYLREKGIKHLLIDLPSVDKERDDGKLLAHNAFWNTAGEIRMNATITEFIFVPNNVEDGEYLLNLMIAPFENDATPSKPVLYEILK from the coding sequence ATGAAAGCAATTATAGAATATAATTCAAGAAAAATAGAAGTAAATATCTCTAATCCAATAGATATTTCAATTCCTATTGATGTTTCTAAGCAAAATGTCAATGCTTGGTATATAGAAGATCCAAAGATTTTTCCAGAAAGTATGGATGGAGAAAAGATAAAAGTTTCAGAAGGTGCTGTAGTAAATTTTAATAACATCCATTTTAATCCTCATTCTCATATTACGCATACAGAATGTGTTGGACATATTACAAAAGAAGTACATTCTATAAATAAAAATTTAAAATATTTTATTTTTTTAGCTGAGGTAGTTACAGTAGTGCCTGAGAGTGATGGAGAAGATTTTTTCATATCTTCTAAACAACTAAAAATAGCGTTAAAGAATAAGAAAAGAGATGCCATTGTTATTAGAACTTTACCAAATTTAAAGGATAAGAAATCGATGCAATATTCGAATACAAATCCAACTTATTTATTAGAAGAAGCTGCTATTTATTTAAGAGAAAAAGGAATAAAACATTTGTTAATAGATTTGCCATCAGTAGATAAAGAAAGAGATGATGGAAAATTATTAGCCCATAACGCATTCTGGAATACTGCTGGTGAAATACGAATGAATGCTACAATTACAGAATTTATTTTTGTTCCAAATAATGTTGAAGATGGAGAATATTTATTAAACTTAATGATTGCTCCTTTTGAAAATGATGCAACACCGAGTAAGCCAGTTTTATATGAAATTTTAAAATAG
- the hemW gene encoding radical SAM family heme chaperone HemW gives MSGIYIHIPFCKQACFYCNFHFSTSLKKKDELISSLIKELEIRKNELQNETIETIYFGGGTPSLLTNNELTILIESVYKNYTVSENPEITLEANPDDLSEEKIKELSNSPINRLSIGIQSFFEEDLKSMNRAHNASEAKNCLSIATRYFDNITVDLIYGIPNMSNNRWKESLQIAFDFGINHISSYALTVEPKTALDTFIKQGKYPALDEKLAKEHFDILVSETVKNGFVHYEISNFGKSKYFSKHNASYWHQKKYIGIGPSAHSFNKTHRSWNVSNNAKYIKDIIAGKLPSEIEKLTKEDSFNEYIMTGLRTIWGVSLTKIKEEFGDEIYQHLILSSEKFIEKELLTIDKNILKTTSKGKFLADGLASDLFIID, from the coding sequence ATGAGTGGAATCTATATTCACATTCCATTTTGTAAACAAGCATGTTTCTATTGCAATTTTCATTTTTCTACTTCATTAAAAAAGAAAGATGAGTTAATTTCTAGTTTGATAAAAGAACTCGAAATCCGAAAAAACGAATTGCAAAATGAAACTATTGAAACCATTTATTTTGGTGGAGGTACACCATCATTATTAACCAATAATGAATTAACTATTTTAATAGAATCTGTTTATAAAAATTATACAGTTTCTGAAAACCCTGAAATTACTTTAGAGGCAAATCCAGATGATTTATCCGAAGAGAAAATTAAAGAACTTTCTAATAGTCCTATTAATCGATTAAGTATTGGAATACAATCTTTTTTTGAAGAAGATTTAAAAAGTATGAATCGTGCTCATAACGCAAGTGAGGCAAAGAATTGTTTATCTATTGCAACTCGTTATTTTGATAATATTACAGTAGATTTAATTTACGGAATTCCGAATATGAGCAATAATCGTTGGAAAGAAAGTTTACAAATTGCTTTTGATTTTGGAATCAATCATATTTCAAGTTATGCTTTAACAGTTGAACCAAAAACAGCCTTAGATACTTTTATTAAACAAGGAAAATATCCAGCGTTAGATGAAAAATTAGCTAAAGAACATTTTGATATTTTGGTCTCAGAAACTGTCAAAAACGGATTTGTACATTATGAAATTTCCAATTTTGGTAAGTCTAAATATTTCTCTAAACACAATGCGAGTTATTGGCATCAAAAAAAATATATTGGTATTGGACCTTCTGCTCATTCCTTTAATAAAACGCATAGGAGTTGGAATGTATCAAATAATGCAAAGTATATTAAAGATATTATTGCTGGGAAATTACCTTCTGAAATTGAAAAACTTACAAAAGAAGATTCTTTTAACGAATATATAATGACAGGTTTACGAACTATATGGGGTGTTTCATTAACAAAAATAAAAGAAGAATTTGGAGATGAAATTTATCAGCATTTAATTTTATCTTCAGAAAAATTTATTGAAAAAGAGTTATTAACTATTGATAAAAATATTCTTAAAACAACAAGTAAAGGAAAATTTTTAGCAGATGGTTTAGCATCAGATCTTTTTATTATTGATTAA
- the ruvC gene encoding crossover junction endodeoxyribonuclease RuvC: MGVEKIILGIDPGTTIMGFGLIKVVGKKMEFIQMNELMLKKYDDHYLKLKLIFERTIELIDTYNPDEIAIEAPFFGKNVQSMLKLGRAQGVAMAAGLSREIPITEYLPKKIKMAITGNGNASKEQVALMLKSLLNLKTIPKNLDATDGLAAAVCHFYNSGKVVGGKNYTGWASFVKQNEKRVKK; the protein is encoded by the coding sequence TTGGGTGTAGAAAAAATCATATTAGGAATTGATCCTGGAACTACAATTATGGGTTTCGGCTTAATAAAAGTGGTAGGCAAAAAGATGGAATTTATTCAAATGAATGAATTAATGCTCAAAAAATATGACGATCATTATTTAAAACTCAAACTTATTTTTGAACGTACCATCGAATTAATTGATACTTATAACCCTGATGAAATTGCTATTGAAGCTCCATTTTTTGGTAAAAATGTTCAATCTATGCTTAAGTTAGGTAGAGCGCAAGGAGTGGCAATGGCTGCAGGTTTATCACGTGAAATTCCGATTACAGAATATTTGCCTAAAAAAATTAAAATGGCAATTACTGGTAATGGTAATGCTAGTAAAGAACAAGTTGCTTTGATGCTAAAATCGCTTTTAAATCTTAAGACGATACCTAAAAACTTAGATGCAACTGATGGATTAGCAGCAGCTGTTTGTCATTTCTACAATTCAGGAAAAGTTGTTGGTGGAAAAAATTATACAGGTTGGGCAAGTTTTGTGAAACAAAACGAAAAGAGAGTTAAGAAATGA
- a CDS encoding lysylphosphatidylglycerol synthase domain-containing protein — protein sequence MYYSLSYKTKQFFWLLIKLAIVIGCGYFIYQKLLENDNFKFIDFYQKLLKNDIFTSKNIAFLIIFSFFNHFLEILKWRDLASFSHKISLKSATEQSLASLTTSLITPNRIGEYGAKAMYFDKPLRKQIVGLNLVGNFYQMLMTITFGVLGFTYFVWQYNVQIDFHRIFRGLLLGFFVITAFFFGAKHFKYRGYSTQKAREFIKKISRSLNIRVAFLSLIRYVIFSHQFYFLLLIFNLEISYFDAISAIASVYFIASIVPMLSLFDVVLKGSVAIWVFSYLQVDAITILSITTLMWIFNFVFPAIIGSYYVLTFKPNISK from the coding sequence ATGTACTATTCGCTCTCTTACAAAACTAAACAATTCTTTTGGTTGCTCATTAAATTAGCTATTGTAATTGGATGCGGATATTTTATTTATCAAAAATTATTAGAAAATGACAATTTTAAATTTATCGATTTTTATCAGAAATTATTGAAAAATGATATTTTTACATCAAAAAACATTGCTTTTTTAATCATTTTTAGCTTTTTTAATCATTTTTTAGAAATTTTAAAATGGAGAGACTTAGCCTCTTTTAGTCATAAAATAAGTTTAAAAAGTGCAACAGAACAATCTTTAGCATCGTTAACAACTTCATTAATTACACCAAACAGAATTGGAGAATATGGTGCAAAAGCCATGTATTTTGATAAACCGTTAAGAAAACAAATTGTAGGCTTAAATTTAGTTGGTAATTTCTATCAAATGCTAATGACAATTACTTTTGGAGTTTTAGGTTTTACTTATTTTGTATGGCAATACAATGTTCAAATAGATTTTCATCGAATCTTTAGGGGATTACTTCTTGGCTTCTTTGTTATTACAGCATTCTTTTTTGGTGCTAAGCATTTTAAATACAGAGGATATTCAACACAAAAAGCAAGAGAATTTATCAAGAAAATTTCAAGAAGTTTAAATATAAGAGTTGCTTTTTTATCATTAATACGATACGTTATTTTCTCTCATCAATTTTACTTCTTACTTCTAATTTTTAATTTAGAAATCTCTTATTTTGATGCAATTTCAGCAATTGCATCTGTTTATTTTATTGCTTCCATTGTACCTATGTTATCACTTTTTGATGTTGTTTTAAAAGGCTCTGTAGCAATTTGGGTTTTTTCTTATCTACAAGTTGATGCGATCACAATTTTATCAATCACAACGCTAATGTGGATTTTCAATTTTGTGTTTCCTGCAATTATTGGAAGTTATTATGTACTTACTTTTAAACCCAATATTAGCAAATGA
- a CDS encoding glycosyltransferase has protein sequence MIWALFFILFLYGLLILSLGFGFVKLKKNQLENKKSITQFSIIIPFRNESEKLPILLESISKLRYPKELFEIIFVDDDSTDDSVEIINCHLERSREVVDFDCAQPDIRIIKNKRISKSPKKDAITTAIGQTKFDWIITTDADCILLENWLQSFDEFIIKNNPNMIVAPVNYKTKDNFLDSFQLLDFMSMQGSTIGGFGIQFPFMCNGANLCYKKELFKQLNGFDGNNHIASGDDVFLFEKFLEKDKNGVKFLKSKDAIVTTFPVNSWTDLIHQRVRWAAKTGNFKSGLVKFIGLLVLLINLSIVISFFGWIFQQVSYKIWLFLFASKFIIDLFLFLPTIKFYEHNKRFYKWYLLSSLCYPFFSILVIFKSVFSSYHWKGRSFKK, from the coding sequence ATGATTTGGGCTCTCTTTTTCATATTATTTCTATACGGTTTACTGATCCTTTCTTTAGGATTTGGTTTTGTAAAGCTGAAAAAAAATCAACTCGAAAACAAGAAATCGATAACTCAATTTTCTATTATTATCCCGTTTCGGAATGAGTCAGAAAAGTTACCAATTTTACTAGAATCTATTTCTAAATTAAGATACCCAAAAGAGTTATTCGAAATTATTTTTGTTGATGATGATTCAACAGATGATTCTGTTGAAATTATTAATTGTCACCTCGAGCGCAGCCGAGAGGTTGTAGATTTCGACTGCGCTCAACCTGACATTCGTATCATAAAAAATAAAAGGATATCTAAATCTCCTAAAAAAGATGCAATTACAACTGCAATTGGGCAAACAAAATTCGATTGGATTATAACAACCGATGCTGATTGTATTTTACTTGAAAATTGGTTACAATCTTTTGATGAATTCATTATAAAAAACAATCCTAATATGATTGTTGCTCCTGTTAATTACAAGACAAAAGACAACTTTTTAGATTCCTTTCAGTTATTAGATTTTATGAGTATGCAAGGAAGTACAATTGGCGGATTTGGAATCCAATTTCCGTTTATGTGCAATGGTGCAAACTTGTGTTATAAAAAAGAACTATTTAAACAACTTAATGGTTTTGATGGTAATAATCATATTGCAAGTGGAGATGATGTTTTTCTGTTTGAAAAATTTTTAGAAAAAGATAAAAACGGCGTCAAGTTTTTAAAATCTAAAGATGCCATTGTTACAACGTTTCCTGTAAATTCTTGGACTGATTTAATACATCAACGAGTACGCTGGGCTGCAAAAACTGGTAATTTTAAATCTGGTTTGGTTAAATTTATTGGATTGTTGGTTTTATTAATCAACTTAAGTATTGTTATCTCTTTTTTTGGATGGATCTTTCAGCAAGTTTCTTACAAGATTTGGTTGTTCTTATTCGCATCTAAATTCATTATTGATTTATTTTTATTCTTACCGACCATCAAATTTTACGAACACAATAAAAGGTTTTACAAATGGTATTTATTAAGTAGTTTATGCTATCCTTTTTTTAGTATTCTTGTCATTTTTAAATCTGTTTTTTCAAGTTATCATTGGAAAGGAAGAAGTTTTAAAAAATAA
- a CDS encoding Bax inhibitor-1/YccA family protein, producing MSLLGLNTSNPAFSNYFWGKSRKSSAKMTLGGIILKSILMLCLVATTACYTWKIFFEGTDIKWYITIGMFVAIVASLFISFMHHLAKYLLPIYALAKGFFLGGISAYAHKRFPGLPLQAIGVTMATFFVMFLLFKTRIIKVTRQFRAVVITASITIFTIYIIAWILSFFGINVPFIWGTSWVAIGFNIIAAIVASLSLLLDFDYIERQIGRAPKEKEWLATWGFLITLIWLYVEVLRLMRKLAIRF from the coding sequence ATGAGTTTACTTGGTTTAAATACTTCTAATCCTGCTTTTTCGAACTATTTCTGGGGGAAATCTAGAAAAAGTTCCGCTAAAATGACTTTAGGTGGCATTATCTTAAAATCGATTTTAATGTTGTGCTTGGTAGCAACAACAGCCTGCTATACCTGGAAAATATTTTTTGAAGGAACGGATATAAAATGGTACATTACCATAGGAATGTTTGTTGCCATTGTTGCAAGTTTATTTATCTCATTTATGCATCATTTAGCAAAGTATTTATTGCCAATTTATGCATTGGCAAAAGGTTTTTTTCTTGGCGGAATTAGTGCTTATGCCCACAAGCGTTTTCCTGGTTTACCATTGCAGGCAATTGGCGTTACGATGGCTACTTTTTTTGTAATGTTTTTACTTTTTAAAACTCGTATTATTAAAGTTACCAGACAGTTTAGAGCCGTTGTAATTACTGCTTCTATCACCATTTTTACAATTTATATAATTGCTTGGATTTTATCTTTTTTTGGAATTAATGTTCCGTTTATTTGGGGAACTTCTTGGGTTGCAATTGGTTTTAATATTATTGCTGCAATTGTTGCTAGTTTAAGTTTACTACTAGATTTTGACTATATAGAAAGACAAATTGGTAGAGCGCCAAAAGAAAAAGAATGGTTGGCTACATGGGGCTTTTTAATTACACTTATTTGGTTGTACGTAGAAGTTTTACGTTTAATGCGAAAGTTAGCAATTCGTTTTTAA
- the mnmD gene encoding tRNA (5-methylaminomethyl-2-thiouridine)(34)-methyltransferase MnmD → MKREIIITSDGSTSIQIPEWNEQYHSKNGSINETYHVFINSGLKVVSSDKVSILEIGFGTGLNCFITYLESKRQIDYVGVEAYPVIAEEIEKMNFIAVLNAEKESTVFKKMHDVSWEKKHQISDSFWLTKRKQFFEDIKDEDAFHLIYFDAFGARVQPELWTEEIFAKMFNALKENGILVTYSAKGSVRRVMQAVGFDVERLPGPPGKREMLRGIKK, encoded by the coding sequence TTGAAGAGAGAAATCATAATTACTTCAGACGGATCAACATCTATTCAAATTCCTGAATGGAACGAGCAATATCATTCTAAAAATGGGTCAATTAATGAAACCTATCATGTTTTTATTAATAGCGGATTAAAAGTTGTTTCTTCTGATAAAGTTTCGATACTAGAAATCGGTTTTGGTACTGGTTTAAATTGTTTTATTACCTATTTAGAAAGTAAAAGACAAATAGATTATGTTGGAGTAGAAGCATATCCTGTTATAGCTGAAGAGATTGAAAAGATGAATTTTATAGCTGTATTAAATGCAGAAAAAGAAAGTACTGTTTTTAAAAAGATGCACGATGTTTCTTGGGAAAAAAAACATCAAATTTCCGATTCATTTTGGTTAACTAAAAGAAAACAGTTTTTCGAAGATATTAAAGATGAAGACGCATTTCATTTAATTTATTTTGATGCTTTTGGGGCAAGAGTACAACCAGAATTATGGACAGAAGAAATTTTTGCTAAAATGTTTAATGCTTTAAAAGAAAACGGAATTTTAGTTACCTATTCTGCAAAAGGAAGTGTAAGAAGAGTAATGCAAGCTGTTGGTTTTGACGTAGAACGTTTGCCTGGTCCACCAGGAAAAAGAGAAATGTTAAGAGGAATAAAAAAGTAA
- a CDS encoding DUF4920 domain-containing protein, protein MNFKNLTTLLCLMLMFSCKTEKKEKVEAPQKIAYQSFGEKITDTDVLASTKMLEKFNDLKVGDTIDIKFSSKINEVCSKKGCWMKLSLDSTKQTMVRFKDYGFFMPLDSEGSDVIVEGKAFVKETSIDELRHYAEDAGKSKEEIAKIIAPKTTFSFTANGVLLK, encoded by the coding sequence ATGAATTTTAAAAATTTAACAACATTGTTATGTTTAATGCTGATGTTTTCATGTAAAACTGAGAAAAAGGAAAAAGTAGAAGCGCCTCAAAAAATTGCATATCAATCTTTTGGTGAAAAAATTACGGATACAGACGTATTAGCATCTACAAAAATGTTAGAGAAATTTAACGATTTAAAAGTTGGAGATACTATAGATATTAAATTTTCTTCAAAAATAAATGAGGTTTGTTCTAAAAAAGGATGTTGGATGAAACTTTCATTAGACAGTACAAAACAAACCATGGTACGTTTTAAAGATTACGGATTTTTTATGCCTTTAGATAGTGAAGGAAGCGATGTTATTGTGGAAGGAAAAGCGTTTGTAAAAGAAACTTCGATTGATGAATTACGTCATTATGCAGAAGATGCAGGAAAATCTAAAGAAGAAATAGCGAAAATTATAGCTCCAAAAACAACATTTTCATTTACTGCTAACGGAGTTTTATTAAAATAA
- a CDS encoding branched-chain amino acid aminotransferase, with product MAIKIDIQKTQKSRIDSVDFDNLPFGHVFSDHMFECEFKDGKWQSAVIKEYAPISLSPAAKIFHYGQSIFEGMKAYKDADGKTMLFRPLDNCKRLNKSAERLVIPEIPEDIFMEGLKTLLEIDSDWIPTKEGSSLYIRPFMFASGEGFHASPADEYKLIICTAPSGAYFAGEVKVLIEEKYARAANGGVGFAKAGGNYAAQFYPTQLAIDKGYQQVIWTDDNTHQFIEEAGAMNIFVRINDTLITSPTSDRILDGITRKSILQIAADTGIETEVRKISVGEVVEAAKTGKLKEMFGAGTAAVISPIAGFGFKDEDFDLPELENPFASQLKKRITDIQTNKAEDPYGWRVFV from the coding sequence ATGGCAATAAAAATAGACATCCAAAAGACACAAAAGTCGAGAATTGATTCGGTAGATTTTGATAATTTACCATTTGGTCATGTATTTTCTGATCACATGTTTGAATGCGAATTTAAAGATGGAAAATGGCAAAGTGCCGTCATTAAAGAATATGCGCCTATTAGTTTATCGCCAGCTGCAAAGATTTTTCATTACGGACAATCTATTTTTGAAGGTATGAAAGCCTACAAAGATGCCGATGGAAAAACAATGTTATTTAGACCTTTAGATAACTGTAAGCGATTAAATAAATCTGCAGAACGTTTGGTGATTCCAGAAATTCCTGAAGATATTTTTATGGAAGGTTTAAAAACGTTATTAGAAATTGATAGCGATTGGATTCCTACAAAAGAAGGAAGCTCTTTATATATAAGACCTTTTATGTTTGCTTCTGGCGAAGGTTTTCATGCATCGCCAGCAGATGAATATAAATTAATTATTTGTACAGCGCCTTCTGGAGCATATTTTGCAGGTGAAGTAAAAGTATTAATTGAAGAAAAATATGCACGTGCTGCTAATGGTGGTGTCGGTTTTGCAAAAGCTGGTGGAAATTATGCTGCGCAATTTTACCCAACACAATTAGCCATCGATAAAGGATATCAGCAAGTAATTTGGACAGATGATAACACGCATCAATTTATAGAAGAAGCTGGAGCGATGAATATTTTTGTTCGTATTAATGACACTTTAATTACGAGCCCAACAAGTGATCGAATTTTAGACGGAATTACGCGTAAAAGTATTTTACAAATAGCTGCAGATACTGGAATAGAAACAGAAGTAAGAAAAATTTCTGTTGGTGAAGTTGTAGAAGCGGCAAAAACTGGAAAATTAAAAGAAATGTTTGGGGCTGGAACAGCTGCTGTGATTTCTCCAATTGCTGGTTTTGGTTTTAAAGATGAAGATTTTGATTTACCAGAATTAGAGAATCCATTTGCATCACAATTAAAGAAACGTATTACAGATATACAAACTAACAAAGCAGAAGATCCTTATGGATGGAGAGTTTTTGTTTAG